The following are from one region of the Vicugna pacos chromosome 9, VicPac4, whole genome shotgun sequence genome:
- the LOC102527014 gene encoding leukocyte-associated immunoglobulin-like receptor 1 isoform X2 — MICAQEGMLPRPSISAEPDSVIPRGRPVTIVCQGPAGVATFRLENEEDTNDFKDMRASSPLGPHQTEARFRILAVSEDTGTQYRCRYIKEHVWSEPSESLELVVTGDTQTRSQDGNDSGLLAEHVYILIGVSVAFLLLLLLLVLLLLYRQHQRKQGAPSSKGEELRPQERLSPTADILDGTLDLATVDGLPEKDGEMGASTPAAGGPQEVMYAQLDHRILTERAAGAVSLQSTEPTAESSTYAAIARH, encoded by the exons GGATGCTGCCCAGACCCTCCATCTCAGCTGAGCCAGACTCTGTGATCCCCAGGGGCCGGCCTGTGACCATCGTGTGCCAGGGCCCTGCTGGGGTTGCGACATTTCGCTTGGAGAATGAGGAGGATACAAATGACTTCAAGGATATGCGTGCCAGCTCTCCACTTGGTCCCCACCAGACAGAGGCCAGATTCCGCATCCTGGCTGTGAGTGAAGACACTGGCACGCAATACCGCTGCCGCTACATAAAAGAGCATGTCTGGTCTGAGCCCAGTGAGTCCCTGGAGCTGGTGGTGACAG GAGACACACAGACGCGCTCGCAGGACGGTAACGATAGCG gcctGTTGGCAGAGCATGTTTATATCCTCATTGGGGTCTCTGtggcctttctcctcctcctcctcctcctggtcctCCTCCTTCTCTACCGTCAGCATCAGAGAAAACAGG GGGCCCCCAGCAGCAAAGGCGAGGAGCTGAGGCCCCAGGAGAG GCTCAGCCCCACTGCTGACATCCTAGATGGGACACTAG ATCTGGCCACTGTTGATGGACTTCCTGAGAAGGACGGAGAGATGGGTGCTTCG ACCCCTGCTGCGGGAGGCCCCCAGGAGGTGATGTATGCCCAGCTGGACCACCGGATCCTCACAGAGAGGGCGGCTGGAGCTGTGTCCCTGCAGTCCACAGAGCCCACAGCTGAGTCCAGCACGTATGCAGCCATTGCTAGACACTGA
- the LOC102535327 gene encoding leukocyte immunoglobulin-like receptor subfamily A member 6, with translation MSPPSAQPAPQGGGAMTPTLTALLCLGLSVGMRAQVQAGTRPKPTIWAEPGSVIPWWRPVTIWCQGTLGARGFRLDKEGSQNPWDTQPPLKPGHKAKFSIPHVTEGHAGRYHCYYHSLTGWSEPSDPLELVVTGAYSKPSLSALPSPVVTSGGNVTLRCGSWQGFDRFILTKEGEDKPSGALDALSQPSGQTQALFPVGPVPPSPRWTFRCYGCYRSKPQVWSAPSDPLELLVSGVSGKPSLLTPQGPVVTSGQNLTLQCRSDIGYDRFTLSKEGGQDLPQRPGRQPQAGLSQADFPLGWVSGLHGGRYRCYGGHNLSSEWSAPSDPLDILVAGQFHDTPALSVQPGPTVASGESVTLLCQSRLSRDTFLLSKEGAAHPPLRLRSKFQGGQYRAEFSLSPVTTAHGGTYRCYSSLNSDPYLLSFPSYPLELLVSGEGPQPSPPKGPPGAPGVKSYLNVLIGVSAAFILLLLLLLFLLILWRHSRRRKSGAADPEPKDRGLQSSSSPAADAQDQNLYAAVNDTQPAEGVQLDHQQNRPDGGPRGGTHPQGGTYAQVIKIKPRAAASEAPQDVTYAQLTHSTLRRETIAAPPSQSGEPPAEPSVYATLAIH, from the exons ATGTCTCCTCCATCTGCACAGCCTgcaccacagggaggaggagccaTGACCCCCACCCTCACGGCCCTGCTCTGTCTCG GGCTGAGTGTGGGCATGAGGGCCCAGGTGCAGGCAG GGACCCGCCCCAAACCCACCATCTGGGCTGAGCCAGGCTCTGTGATCCCCTGGTGGAGGCCCGTGACCATCTGGTGTCAGGGGACCCTGGGGGCCCGGGGGTTCCGTCTGGATAAAGAGGGAAGCCAAAACCCCTGGGACACACAGCCTCCACTGAAGCCCGGGCACAAGGCCAAGTTCTCCATCCCACATGTGACAGAGGGGCATGCAGGGAGATACCACTGTTACTATCACAGCCTCACTGGCTGGTCAGAGCCCAGTGACCCCCTGGAGCTGGTGGTGACAG GAGCCTACAgcaagcccagcctctcagccctgCCGAGCCCCGTGGTGACCTCAGGAGGGAACGTGACCCTCCGGTGTGGCTCATGGCAGGGATTTGACAGGTTCATCCTGACTAAGGAAGGGGAAGACAAGCCCTCCGGGGCCCTGGACGCACTGTCACAGCCCAGCGGGCAGACCCAGGCCCTGTTCCCTGTGGGCCCcgtgccccccagccccaggtgGACGTTCAGATGCTACGGCTGCTACAGGAGCAAACCCCAGGTGTGGTCGGCCCCCAGCGACCCCCTGGAGCTCCTGGTCTCAG GAGTGTCTGGGaagccctccctcctcaccccgcaGGGCCCTGTTGTGACTTCTGGACAGAACCTGACCCTCCAGTGTCGCTCTGATATCGGCTATGACAGATTCACTCTGTCCAAAGAGGGGGGTCAGGACCTCCCCCAGCGCCCTGGCCggcagccccaggctgggctcTCTCAAGCCGACTTCCCCCTGGGCTGGGTGAGCGGCCTCCATGGGGGCCGGTACAGATGCTACGGGGGACACAACCTCTCCTCCGAGTGGTCGGCCCCCAGCGACCCCCTGGACATCCTGGTGGCAG GACAGTTCCATGATACCCCCGCCCTCTCGGTGCAGCCGGGCCCCACGGTAGCCTCAGGAGAGAGTGTGACCCTGCTGTGTCAGTCAAGGCTCTCCAGAGACACCTTCCTTCTGTCTAAGGAGGGGGCAGCCCATCCCCCGCTGCGTCTTAGATCAAAGTTCCAAGGTGGGCAGTACCGGGCCGAATTCTCCCTGAGTCCTGTGACCACAGCCCATGGGGGGACCTACAGGTGCTACAGCTCACTCAACAGTGACCCCTACCTGCTGTCATTCCCCAGTTACCCCCTGGAGCTCCTGGTCTCAGGTGAGGGGCCCCAGCCTT ccccacccaagggCCC CCCTGGTGCCCCAGGTGTCAAATCGTACCTGAACGTTCTGATCGGGGTCTCGGCGGCCTTCAtcctgctgctcctcctcctcctcttcctcctcatcctttgGCGTCACAGCAGACGCAGGAAGTCGG GGGCTGCAGACCCCGAGcccaaggacagaggcctgcAGAGCAG ctccagcccagctGCCGACGCCCAGGACCAGAACCTct ATGCCGCCGTGAACGACACACAGCCTGCGGAGGGGGTgcagctggaccatcag CAGAACAGGCCGGATGGAGGCCCCCGAGGTGGGACGCACCCTCAGGGAGGGACGTACGCCCAGGTGATCAAGATCAAGCCTAGG GCTGCAGCATCTGAAGCCCCCCAGGATGTGACCTACGCCCAGCTGACCCACTCAACCCTCAGACGGGAGACGAttgc
- the LOC102527014 gene encoding leukocyte-associated immunoglobulin-like receptor 1 isoform X1 has protein sequence MSLHPTGLLGLVLCLGQMICAQEGMLPRPSISAEPDSVIPRGRPVTIVCQGPAGVATFRLENEEDTNDFKDMRASSPLGPHQTEARFRILAVSEDTGTQYRCRYIKEHVWSEPSESLELVVTGDTQTRSQDGNDSGLLAEHVYILIGVSVAFLLLLLLLVLLLLYRQHQRKQGAPSSKGEELRPQERLSPTADILDGTLDLATVDGLPEKDGEMGASTPAAGGPQEVMYAQLDHRILTERAAGAVSLQSTEPTAESSTYAAIARH, from the exons GGATGCTGCCCAGACCCTCCATCTCAGCTGAGCCAGACTCTGTGATCCCCAGGGGCCGGCCTGTGACCATCGTGTGCCAGGGCCCTGCTGGGGTTGCGACATTTCGCTTGGAGAATGAGGAGGATACAAATGACTTCAAGGATATGCGTGCCAGCTCTCCACTTGGTCCCCACCAGACAGAGGCCAGATTCCGCATCCTGGCTGTGAGTGAAGACACTGGCACGCAATACCGCTGCCGCTACATAAAAGAGCATGTCTGGTCTGAGCCCAGTGAGTCCCTGGAGCTGGTGGTGACAG GAGACACACAGACGCGCTCGCAGGACGGTAACGATAGCG gcctGTTGGCAGAGCATGTTTATATCCTCATTGGGGTCTCTGtggcctttctcctcctcctcctcctcctggtcctCCTCCTTCTCTACCGTCAGCATCAGAGAAAACAGG GGGCCCCCAGCAGCAAAGGCGAGGAGCTGAGGCCCCAGGAGAG GCTCAGCCCCACTGCTGACATCCTAGATGGGACACTAG ATCTGGCCACTGTTGATGGACTTCCTGAGAAGGACGGAGAGATGGGTGCTTCG ACCCCTGCTGCGGGAGGCCCCCAGGAGGTGATGTATGCCCAGCTGGACCACCGGATCCTCACAGAGAGGGCGGCTGGAGCTGTGTCCCTGCAGTCCACAGAGCCCACAGCTGAGTCCAGCACGTATGCAGCCATTGCTAGACACTGA